CCTGTCTGGAGAACATTGCAATGCGGGATAACAACCGAGTCACTGCACAGGCCAAGTGAAATACAGTCGTGTAACATTCCTGTATGCTGCCCTCTGCTgaagtgctgagcacagggggTCCATCGCAGGCCTGAGCAAAGCCACCATCAGCTGCACCTCATCCTGTCATCACACTGGGAGGACACACACAGAATGAAGAGGTTTCACCTGGGGCGAGGAAGAAACAACTTAAAATTTCACATGAACAACTCATCAGAGATGTCTCAGACTCTCAGATTCCCTCTCCAAGCCTTGATGTTCCATCTGACTTCCCTCATGTGACTATTTGGACAATCCCATCAGGACTTTTCAAGCACATATATTTGTTCAAAGGTGGAACAGAGAACAGCATGAAGGAGAAAAGGGTAAATACCTAAAGGGGAAATAGAAATGTTTAATTCAATATACATATTCATAAATAAACATAATTGTTTCATATAAACGCAGGTGAAAAAACTTGTGAAATATTGTTATATTCACAAGCTAACATAAACTTATGATTTTGGGtttggaaacacagaaaataaattaaaagcagtaTTCCAGCTTCACGTGTAAACTCACAGCATCAAATGCCAGCTCCaacatattttcttccctttatgTCTTTGGAAAATAGGCTTTGCAGATCAGCTCAACTAGGTTAGTGTGGATCAAAGAGAAGATTGAGATCTACAGTTCAGGGCTCCCTAGGGAGCTCAACCTGCCACCAACCTCCCCTCCTGTATGAAGATCCCATTGTAGTAGATATTAACAGCACACTTTGCAACAGTTCCTGaccttaaaatacaaaaagccTTGAAGAGTAAAAGAATAGCAAGGGAAGAGCTCTGGGCAGGTCTGATGGTCCAGCCAGCAGAGGGCAGTGGaatttaagaggaaaagaggaaagttGATGAAAATAACTTCATCACTTCACTTGAAGAGGTACTCAGTCAATCCAGGTTGTTATTTGAACCTGTATATCCAGCGCAAATGAGACACAGGGCAAGaagtttaagaaaatgaaaagaaagaagaaataagaaaaaattattttggatcTGTCGGATTTTTAAGCAGTCACCTTTCAGAGCACCGCATGGCATCAGGAAGATTTCATACTTAACTCACTGCTTAAGAACACGGAGCAAATCTTTTTCAATTCTTGAAGCACACGATCTGAAGCATCCTGCTGAAACTATCGCAGCTATTTCTCAGCAATTTTCTTACGTATGGGTAACAAAGTTAAACCAAGCCAATGTTGAAGTCACCAAGGCTATTTCCTCCAAGTGAACCCATCTGCAGTCTGCTGGgctgagcagagcactgcttgtgctccacagaacagcaaaatgaGATGGAATACATGTGTGTGAGTGAAGGCTTTTAACCTTGGCAGCACCTCGTTCGCTGAGGGGGGCACTGAAGAAGAGTTTCCCACCCCGTTACCAAACAGAGCAAGCACGGAAGGACTGAGGTTTCTATATGACTTGCTGTGAGCTCAGTTTGCATTCTGTGACAGAAAGGCAGACTTTCATTTGCTCTCTAAGCACCTTTGAAGTAAAGCTGCCTCTCCTGCCTCCCTGCACCAGGGGCTGCTCGGATGGCCGCAGGAGATCCCCAGCACCTCGCACCTTCACACACCTCAGGAGAGCCCTGAGGGCCACGGGATGAAGCCTCACCACCGCAGGGACATCCTCAGGGCTCGGCCCGGTGCAGTGCAAGAACACCACCGCAGGACCCGCAGCTCCCATGGCGAGGCTGACCTGCTGCGCCCAGAAGTCACTCAGACGGAGCGGCGGGCAGGAACGGCGCCTCAGAGCTTCACGGCGCCTCAGAGCTTCCCGCCTCCCCGCGCACCTGAGGCAGAGAGGCCCCGCACTGCGGCTCCTCAGCCTCCCCACAGCCCGCGGTTGCCCCCAGCCCGCTTCCAGCCCTTCTCCATCCCACTCAAAGCCGGTCTCACCTGCTGCCGCCTCCTCTGCCGCCGCCTACCTCCGCTGCCGCCCTGGAGGATGCTCGGGCAGCCGGAGCGCTCACCTCAGCTGCACCGGCCCCAACGGCCGCCAGGGGGCTGCGGCACGCCGGGTAACGGAGCTCCCCGCCCTCAGCGCGGCCAATCGCGTTTCTCGGCGCGAAGCATGCCGGGAGCTGTAGTTTCCCGCTCTGGCGCGGCCGCGGCGCACGCTGGGAGATGGAGTCACGGCATCGCCCCGCACCGCGGGCGTCTCCCTCAGCGAAACTACGATACCCATCGGCACCCGCGCGCCGCTCCCTCCGCGCTACGGAAGCCGCGCTGCCGGCGGCTGGAGCGGGTCGCGGCGCCGAGGACAGCGATGGCGGGCGCACCGCCGCCTTCCACGCCGGGCGGTtcgcagccgccgccgcctctGCAGTACAGcgctctgctgcagcacctggtgGGAGAGCAGCGGCGGCCCCGAGTATGGGACCCCAACACCTTCGGGGGCATTCCCAGCCCGCCCAAGAGCAAGGAACAGAAGATGGTGGAGAGGGCCATGGAGAGCTGCGCCTTCAAAGCGGCGTTGGCCTGCGTGGGGGGTGCGGCGGGGCTGGGAGAGCCGGGGGGTCCCGCGGTACCGGGAGGGGTTGGGGCTGAGGGAGAGGCTGCGGCCCCCTCAGTTCTCAGGGCCCATTCTGGCCCGTGGGCCCGGGGAGGggtctccttccttccctccccagtTGAAGGAAGAGTGCTCCGTGCTGTGTGCCTGAAGTAAAGGAGGGTCAGCATCAGTGCCCACCACACAGAGGGACAGCCCCTCGTGCTGCCCGTAGGACCGGGGCAGCTCTGATCCTGTGAGGAGACCTCTGCTCCAATCCAGAGGTTCTTTTCATAGCCATCGTCTTTCCCAGGGTTCGTCCTCGGAGGAGCGTTTGGGATCTTCACTGCTGGCATCGACACCAATGTGGGCTTCGACCCCAAGGACCCCTATCGCACCCCGACTGCCAAGGAGGTGCTGAAGGACATGGGGCAGCGCGGCATTTCCTATGCCAAGAACTTTGCCATCGTGGGCGCCATGTTCTCCTGCACCGAGTGCGTGGTGGAATCAGTGAGTAATGACTCTCAAACATTACATAAGGTTTTATTATACACTAGTGATCACCTTTCATGAGTCCAAGCCCCCTTGCGCTCCGATGAGGGATTGGCTcgtttccttttgcttcttgCTCATTTAAGCTTTTCAGTTCTAAAGGTTTTCAGAACTGTTCTCTGATGGAGTAAGCAGACCTGCGTGCAATAGTGAAGACCTTTCCCATTCAAGTCCTGGAATTTGGCATTACTTTTTGAAACCCGGGCTCCAAACAACTTGTTGTTGCGTTAAAAGATCAAACTGGGAGTTGCAACATGGCCATCTGAGCCTCTAAAAATTGTATGTGCAGAAAGGGATCCTTTGATGAAAGTTCTGAAATAATAGACCTGTTTTCATCTTGCCCCTACAGCAAGAAATGACCTCATGCAGCCCGGCATTAAAGCTATCATCCATTTTCTTAAGTAGGAAGATGAGTCTGTTATGAATGTCACTACTGTCCTTTAATTGAAAAACACAATTAGTTCTTATGTAAAAGAAAAGTGTATCTGTTTGCACAatgaagcagaacaaacagaTGTTGCACTGGTGAAGAACTAGCGTGCTCGTGCTATTTCCATAGCTAATGTTTGCCCGCAGGGTGCTGATCCTctccctgtgctgagcagcaggctgcaagGCCAAGCTGTGCTCACAGTGCCTTTAAAATCTGTGAGCTGCTTCCAGTGGACAGTGCTGCCTTCTGGGGGCTGTATGCGTTCACCTGAGAGTCTGCTGTAGCACTGCATTGCACCATGCGGATGTGTTTCACCTCTCCTGCTGACCggctcctttccctcctcctggCCATGCAAAACCTTTTACGGTGCAGGGGGGCCatctgctgagagcagagggaaaaacatCCTCATCTGAAACAGGGCTGGAAGGTCGCTTCGTCTCCCTTGGTATTAGCACAGATGTCGAGCTGTTATTCCATATTTACTTGTTGTCTCTGTTTTTTAATTCCACAGTATCGTGGAAAGTCAGACTGGAGGAACAGTGTTATTAGTGGCTGCATCACGGGAGGAGCAATCGGCTTCAGAGGTTGGTGATGCCTGTTAGCAACTACTGTGATAAAGCAGCAGTTTGGTATGGTAACAAGCAGCATTTTTAAGGCAGCACACATTGCAAATCTCTTTGTATGGGGTTGTGTAGATGTCAGCATAAGAATGTGCTTGAAGTTGGCAGAATTACCATCTCTGTCGTTTTCCTGTCATCTTGAAAGATATGTGTGGGTAGGGAAGGCTGGTTGTACAGGACAGGGAGATCggagaaaaatgaacagaagtgACTTGAAAGCAAATCAGGAAATGGTGCTAGCTATCCACATGCTTCTGGGGTGTCATGGAGAGGGAGCCAAAAATATGTTCTGAGCATCTTGCTGAAGTTACAGGTCTTGTGTTAATAGAGCTCTACTCACATATATTGTTTCAGTGGCAGGAACTCTGTTAACTTGCACAGCTTGTACAATGcttccctcctttctcccaTCTCAAATCAAACAGGCAATTTTATTTAGCTGCACAAGAGCAGGAGCACTGAGATTTTCATCCAGCAGGACCTAGTGGGGACTTCTTGGGAAGCTTTGACTGTTAACATCTGGAGAAGAGCCCCAGGCAggaagagagctgtgctgctgctcagcagaaatATCAAACTTCACTTACTTATcgttaagaaaacaaaatcatacaGACAAAAACAGTTTACAGAGCatagaagaaatggaaatgctcTCAAAAGAGCTTCTAATTGAGCTTGTTAAGTTGTGTCTGTCCTGGACCTAATCCTCTTAGAGCATTCAAAGTAACAGCTGCTTTTGCTGTCCATCCTTGCCCAACAATAAAGTCGCTTGCTTTGAATCAGAGCACCCTGCAATCGGCAGTGgccactgctgttttctgtcctAGCCTGCATAGGGAGACTTAGCAACACGGCACACAGTCACTGTGTTATGCTAATCCAGATGTGGGAGCTGCAGTCCCATCTGTGCCAGGTTACCCCTTTCCTTGGGCAGTGGCAGCATTCCCTGGTGGAGGACCGCCAGGTTCCTGCAGGTGTCAGCTTCTCAAACCAATGCATTGTCGGCTAATTGCTGCGaggaatctttttttccctgttttgtcTCATTCTTTCCCACCCTTTTGCATTGCAGCTGGTATGAAGGCAGGGGTGATCGGCTGCGGtggatttgctgctttttccgCAGCAATTGATTACTATCTGCGGTAACGGCAGGATCCCTCGGGAGCAAGTTTTCCTTGCgttccagtgctgctgctcagagcctgcatCACGGCAGAAGAACCATCAGGCCTACCTTTCCACTGCCTTGGAGTCCTGATCACTGCAAGCTGGATGATGCTGGCTGCTTTTCCTGAATGACTAACAATAATCTGGCTGCGAGCCTTGGCATGCTGCTTCAGGCAGGCCTGCAGGAATGTGCAAGGATGGAGCCAGGCGCAGGGAGCAGTATCACCAGTACGGATCAGCTGACTGTCAGTTTCCAGGAAACAAGCCTGGACTCCGAGCTTTCTGGATCCTTTGGGTCTGATTTTGATTAAGTCTGTTGCTAGCATCAAAAGAGGCAGGAGGACAATCTTCATAAAGAAATGCAGTGGTTTATGTTATTGTGTTTGAATATGCTGCAAGTGTTTAGCAGCTCCTGGTTTGCAGCTTGCTGCTCTGTTGGGGAGAGGTAAGATCCTGTGGAGAAATAGTTTGTTCCAGGCTTTTCTTAAAATACCAACCGAAGACAAACCACCATCTGTACAACTTGTCTTATTTCAAGTACAGAACGAATGCCAGATTTCTTTACCATTTCTTAAAGgggaaaagcaagaaggaaTCCTGTGCCTTAGAACCATGTGGTTCCTGGCAGATGAACAAAACAGTTGAAGGGTAAAAAAGAGGTTGTTGCAGATGTATAATTCTCTGTAGCCATTTGGCTCGCCTGATTTAACCTCGCCCTGGGAGTACAAGCAGTTTTGCTACTGCTTTATACTGCCATAGGCTCACACCCTCAGTTCCAGCAGTTTGATGGCTGGGCTTTAAAGCAGAGTTGTGAGAATAAAGACAGATAACAAGGCGTTCACTTAGCACGCTGTCTGCTTCCCATCCTTTTCCTACACCTCCTCTGAGCTCCCCAGTGTTAAACTGGGAGAAAGTGAAACATCACTTCTGCAGAACACCGGTAGTGAAGTCAGAGCACCTGCTCATGAGCTTGGCTGGCTGCTCCTCTTTGGATTTGCATTCTTATTAGCTGTCTTGTTTTTCTaaccaaattctgtttttggaCCTCAGGGGATAACTTTTATATTCAGAATAGTTCAGAGGCTCTTTTAACCTTCTTTGAGCCATAGTGCAAGGGCAAACACCCACCCTTGCAATGAAACAGCAGGATTTAAAGTGCAGTGTGAACATCTAATGGGGGTTCTCCCACCTGCTTCCCCTCTGCATTCAGGGTTTGACATCCCAGGACAGCACAGCATTTGCTTACCTGGAAGAGCAACACCAGCTGGGTATTTAGTGGTCACTTTGGAGGCGTGCTGTCTCCCATGCCTACGTGGAAAGAAGTGGGGAGACAGCTCCATGTGATCTATCAGCTGAGGTTTCCTATCGCCTCATCTCCCTCGCTGTGCCTGTTCAGTATCCTCAGGCCAGAAGCTGTGCAAGTCAGCTGAATTTGAAGCTTGAGTAATTCTGGGCTGATTAAACAAGCTGGCTCCAGACAGTCCAGGTTTTTTCCTCCAGAATGTACTGAAATGCAAGGATGTAGCCCAAACCATAAGATGTCTCCTAAAAGATTGCCTGGCACGATGCCTGTGCTTGTACCACTGGCTTGAAACACAACTAGCGAGATTTCCATGACTGAAAGAGGAGCAGTTATGGAGCCAAGGTGATCAGCTCGTGCAAGCAGCAACACCACAGGGCTCCTTTTGTGCAAATGTTGGGGCTTTGCGTTTTTattaacaggttttttttttccttcttcacatGGTTTACAGCCATTTAAAGTTTATAATCTACAGAAATtgaaacagaacacaaacaaaaatatatccTTAACAACTTCTGAAAGTCAAATATTAATTAACAGTTCTATTCTACCTGTAGCTGCAAAAGTTCACCCCCCTGCCTTCCCCTCCTGTGGGGACAAACAAAGCCCATCATAGGGACAGCTGCCACCTGCTGTGCCGGGGCTGAGTGGTCCCCAGCCACCATCACACAGGGGGATTTGGCTGTACACAGCCTCCATCTGGAATGACACTATGGTGGACAGAGACTTGGACACATGTAACAAATCAGACACGCACAGGGATCCGTTGTGCAGTCACATCTAACACTCGGCCTCCTTCCTGGGTCCTGGGCCAAGACAGACGCCTGGTTATTTTCTGCTATGCTGTTTCCCTTCTGTTTAGCTGGTAGTCAAGAGGAGCAGGGGCTGGAGTGTGAGCCCTTTAGAGGGAGACCAAAAGACCTCCCCTCCTGTAGTTGCTTTGCTGGTGGGGGGCCAGCAGGTGCTGTCTTCCCCAGGCAGGTGGGCTTGGGACATACCTGGAGCATCAGCCAGGCTCTACCTGGAACAGTCTGACAGTCAGGTGGGTAAAGGCAAGGCTGGTAGTGGGGACATGCTTGGTCACCTCTCATCCATCTCCTTTGGCACAGGAGTGTGTGGGGCCACCGCAATCGAGGAGGGGGCTTTCCCCGTGATAACACAGAGTGGGCTCACAGAACCGAGGCTTTGTGTCCCAGCAGgcaccagcacccagctgtAAGGGCAGGTACACAGCCATTAATGCAGCTTTGTGAGAAGCACTGCTGCCTCCAGAGTGAGAGCCAATGGAGCCCACAGGggctttcctcctcctttccttggGCCACGGAGGGGAACAAAACCTCCCCTTCCTCACTGGGGCTTCGGCCAGCTTTGTTGTGGAACGCAGATGGAGCTGCAGTGCATTGCAGCCCAGGGGTTGGTAACCCAGTGGCAGTGCTTGGCTGGAAGGGGCACGTGCAGAGCTAAGGCAGGGATACAGAAATGGCAGGGAAATACTCTTGCTTGGCAAGAACAAGGCCTAGACCCTAGACCCTGTGAGGGGGAAATTGTGAGACCTGCAGAACACCAAAGGAGGTAACCACCATGCTGCACCCCTGCAGGTGGAGCACGGGGAGCAAGGAGACTGGCCTGAAGCACCCAgcagggatgtggtggggaggcagcagtgctctgctttgcGCTCTCATGGATGCAGAGCCAGATCCAGGCGTGGGGTCCAACGGCGCAGGCAGCGAGGCAGAGCAGAACTGGagccaagcagcagctgggcactggtgggtgctgcaggctTTGAGCAGGGTGAGATGAGGGCTGCTGGGCAGGAGTCAGCGGGTGGGAAGGAATCCAGGAGAAAGTAAGCCAAAGGAGGAGCCTGTGTCCACAGCCCTTGTCAGTCACTACCTCATCCGTTGAACAAATATACATAAAAACAATTCTTGAACACAAGAAGGGACATAAGACACGACTACTTTACAGAGCGGCACGGCGCTGGGGCGGCACCAGGCCATCAGTACACGATTGtacaggagctgcaggcagcacatcTCGGGTCCAGGCTGATGTCCTCAGGGGCCGCGATCCGGTCCATGGCcctggcagggagctgggagtgTTTGCAGCCGGTGCCTCCTCCCTGCGGGCTACACGTCCGTGGAGAAGTAAAGTGTGTTGCGTTTCAGCTCCGTGAAGGAGATGGGAGGATGCTGCAGGTAgtagagaaggacctggacCTACGATGGGCAAACAGGGGGTGTTAGGCTAAAAAGGAGAGTGCTGCCAGCATGCCCTGTTGCAGCAATCCCCAGTGAGGACAGACAGGGGAAGACCTCTAGGGGCCCCTGCACTGCCAACTCGGCTCTTACCTGGGCCATCACATCGTGGGACCAGATGTCCGATGCCAGGGTGAGGTGTCCTTTGCTCTCCCCCTCTGAAGGTCTCAGCAGTGTTGGCCCAAAGACTGTGGCCAGATTGTGGAGGGACATTTTGTTGATGGGCTCCTTTTCCGCTACCCTGTAGGATGGGGAGAGAGCACAAATGTGAGCCCCCAAAGCTTCACCCCCAGCGCAGCACAGCCATGGGGCAATGTGAGGGAACAAACACCAAGCCTTCCTCCCCACCCTTCAGCCCCAGCATTGGCTGTTCAGACCCAGGGGCAGGGCAGAGAGCTCAGCCCCCTTCATGGCCTCTGCGGGAGCCGCCAGGCCTGGCTGGGAGCCCCAAGTATGATGTGGCAGCGGTGTAGCCTGGCCTGCTTCTGATCTACAGAGCCTCCGCCCTGCCCCAGCCCCTGCAGGGCATGGGGGATGCACACCGGCCCCTGGCCCCAGCTACACCACACTGGGGGACTGCACTGCCATGTCAGCAGGTAGCCACACTCCTCGGCTGAGCCCCAGCCAGGACAGCCGATGTAGGAACTGCCTGTGCCCAATTCTTGGGATGGAAATGGATTTTCCTtccccacccccagcagcaatcactttttctgtttgcttttagcCAAACCAGAGAAAAACAGTTCCTGATGTGAGTAACACGAGCTGCCAGTCCCATTCCCAAGCTCACAGCACACTGTGTCCAGgctctgctgacagctgtgtgtCCACCATTGCTGCCCTTCCCCAGTCTCAGAAGGGCTCTCCCTGCCCCAGATGGAGCCGGCGCAGGAGCTCCAGCCTCTGCCATGCTGGGATGCAACTACAGCAGCATAAGGTGCTGCATGCAGCTTCAGGATGGCCCTGTGGAGCTGAAGACCCCTGCAGACACGTTATGGGGATTAGCACAATGTGCTTTGCCCCTGGATTGATGGGAAgggatgcagtgctgttttctaAGAGGGCACTGCATGGTTCCAGATTGATTCCCCGCCCTCTGCTGAGGCCACAGAGATctcatcccagcagctgcacacaggTTGAGGCAGCCAAGAGCTGAGGCTGAGTTGCCAAAGGCTGAGCTGCCCTCCCTGCCCCGCACCGCCAAGCTGTTACCTTTTCAAGTGctccagcaggaagaggaaagtgATGAGGTTGGGGTCAGGCAGTGAGCGGAGAAGGTGCATCATGCAGTTCTCCTTGGCAGCAGGATCCGAGAGGGCTgggggcaaggagagagagcTCAGGACAGGGCATCCAGCCTTGCATGAGCAGGATGGTGGGGAAAAGCAGCGTGGCCAGACCCCTTCTCATCCCCGAGGCCTTACCAATGCCCTCCATAAAGGCAGGGTACAGTCTGTCAGTGAGGAGGGGCTCAGGCAGCTCCCGGAAATACAGCTTGAGCGTGCCGGCGATGGCGTTGATGTCCATGTCGCTCAACATCACCAGGATGTCCTTGTTATCTGgccacagagcagagccacaTGTGATGCTTCCTGTTTGCCAACACCTGTATCTC
The Lagopus muta isolate bLagMut1 chromosome 20, bLagMut1 primary, whole genome shotgun sequence genome window above contains:
- the TIMM22 gene encoding mitochondrial import inner membrane translocase subunit Tim22 encodes the protein MLGQPERSPQLHRPQRPPGGCGTPGNGAPRPQRGQSRFSARSMPGAVVSRSGAAAAHAGRWSHGIAPHRGRLPQRNYDTHRHPRAAPSALRKPRCRRLERVAAPRTAMAGAPPPSTPGGSQPPPPLQYSALLQHLVGEQRRPRVWDPNTFGGIPSPPKSKEQKMVERAMESCAFKAALACVGGFVLGGAFGIFTAGIDTNVGFDPKDPYRTPTAKEVLKDMGQRGISYAKNFAIVGAMFSCTECVVESYRGKSDWRNSVISGCITGGAIGFRAGMKAGVIGCGGFAAFSAAIDYYLR
- the ABR gene encoding active breakpoint cluster region-related protein isoform X5, whose amino-acid sequence is MTDVLVQPDSGPNPGGEHLEPGAEEPDGKRPPTTGARLWGRVRSKLLRQKLDPQAVQTKNWHMDVIEMNGIKVEFSMKFTSRDMSLKRTPSKKQTGVFGVKISVVTKRERSKVPYIVRQCIEEVEKRGIEEVGIYRISGVATDIQALKAVFDANNKDILVMLSDMDINAIAGTLKLYFRELPEPLLTDRLYPAFMEGIALSDPAAKENCMMHLLRSLPDPNLITFLFLLEHLKRVAEKEPINKMSLHNLATVFGPTLLRPSEGESKGHLTLASDIWSHDVMAQVQVLLYYLQHPPISFTELKRNTLYFSTDV